A stretch of the Channa argus isolate prfri chromosome 9, Channa argus male v1.0, whole genome shotgun sequence genome encodes the following:
- the LOC137133090 gene encoding TBC1 domain family member 8 isoform X1 translates to MWLNPEEVLLKNALKLWVTERSNQFFLLQRRRGHGEPTSRFTGLLVGALDTVLDSNARVAPFRILLQVPGSQISWVIASGAALDEVKKHWDWLVHNLLHSLSVFENKEDVASFVKGKVKGLIAEEVRGRHAAQEEDPGKFREALRKFELHFSLPSSEKLVTHYSCCCWKGRVPRQGFLFLSINHMAFYSFLLGKEVKFLVPWAEVTRLERVSTGLMTDAIRVNTRKRQREFSMFLNLDEAFGVICQLADVALRRLLDSEGLELDRVLQQPARITKRILEEQALREYVLALFRLPRGERLHEVASCSVWTPHARCHTAGTLYTTDSYLCFSSREEGNCILLIPLLEVLSIEKAESTSLLPNPVIVSVRTKKAFQLIELQDREELVESLSSRLRALQWRHSMFRSSKDRKRSVSSPTPYYYTFYYDTGYSDEEEIEEQVLRNTVNSEALMTAFHQNRPGSNGNNSMEQVKERLWEDHFTEFGRGVHMFRTEKIQRLVAMGIPESLRGELWMTLSDASSELESHQGYYTGLVQKSMGHNNLATEEIERDLHRSLPDHPAFQNPTGIAALRRVLTAYAHRNPKIGYCQSMNILASVLLLYAKEEEAFWLLVAVCERMLPDYFNRRVIGAQVDQSVFEELIRERLPELAEHVPEISALSSVSLSWFLTLFLSVLPFQSAVCVVDCFFFHGIKAIFQLGLVVLDVNAAQLTASTDDGQALMILTSFLDQVGSEESSCSPSSPAAAELTTSSSSGSSSNTDSPTAGRTNITDLINNSYEKFGDLTVRHIEKLRCRHRIQVLQAHEDTTKENALRLVTPDVSMSPENLSEVYDLFKTEHFISLYWGDSSSAAAAEAAAWHYSDSSRSFMERQYRLDRPQFKSLYGLLVLWPGDSNQHSDTVANRTFTLLDQGCNNLVTFREFAGWLDTLYCEDLNEKIRLLYRLHIPPALTESEEDPSVMKNPLLSTNRPLYVNLPSGVEGEVKDYQDQLKQMLQDLAKEKEKDVEKPLPLMNQGQFIQFCKTLYSLFHGDPEENDLFQAIATVTSLVLQIGEASHRGHSSGSDITSQEEETRGSHPTRVDGESGRGDASGEDRSSEKEWTVSYAQILASLLTEQALVNFFEKPADLSAKIAEAKEKQYQQRAGLLTLQHRTS, encoded by the exons GTCTACTGGTGGGAGCGCTGGACACGGTGCTGGACTCCAATGCCAGGGTCGCACCCTTCCGTATCCTCCTGCAGGTCCCCGGCTCCCAGATCAGCTGGGTAATTGCCAGTG GAGCTGCCCTAGACGAGGTGAAGAAGCACTGGGACTGGCTGGTCCACAACCTGCTTCACTCGCTGTCTGTGTTTGAGAACAAGGAGGATGTCGCCAGCTTTGTCAAAGGAAAAGTCAAG GGCCTCATTGCAGAGGAGGTGCGGGGTCGCCATGCTGCCCAGGAGGAGGACCCTGGGAAGTTCAGGGAGGCCCTACGAAAGTTCGAGCTGCACTTCAGCCTCCCATCATCCGAGAAACTGGTGACGCATtactcctgctgctgctggaaggGCCGGGTGCCTCGGCAGGGTTTCCTCTTCCTCAGCATCAACCACATGGCCTTTTACTCGTTCCTGCTGGGGAAGGAAG TCAAGTTTTTGGTTCCTTGGGCAGAGGTAACGCGGTTGGAGCGGGTCTCCACTGGTCTGATGACAGACGCAATCCGGGTCAACACAAGGAAGCGGCAGAGGGAATTCTCCATGTTCCTGAACCTTGACGAGGCGTTCGGGGTCATATGTCAGCTGGCTGACGTTGCACTGAGGCGGCTGCTGGACAGCGAAGGCCTGGAGCTGGACCGAGTCCTGCAGCAGCCTGCACGCATCACCAAGAG GATCCTAGAGGAACAGGCTTTGAGGGAGTACGTCCTGGCTCTGTTTCGCCTCCCTCGTGGTGAACGGCTCCATGAGGTGGCCTCCTGTTCGGTGTGGACGCCACATGCCCGCTGCCATACGGCCGGGACTCTCTATACCACCGACAGCTATCTGTGCTTCTCCAGCCGAGAGGAAGGCAACTGCATCCTGCTCATACCCCTGTTAGAG GTGTTGTCCATCGAAAAAGCGGAGAGCACCAGCCTCCTTCCCAACCCCGTCATAGTGAGTGTGCGGACTAAGAAAGCTTTCCAGCTGATCGAGCTGCAGGACCGAGAAGAGCTGGTCGAGAGCCTGAGCTCCAGACTCAGAGCTCTACAGTGGAGACACTCCATGTTCCGCAGCAGCAAGGACAGAAAGAGGAGTGTG AGCTCCCCCACCCCTTACTACTACACCTTCTACTACGACACTGGGTACTCGGATGAAGAAGAAATAGAGGAGCAGGTTCTGCGAAACACCGTCAACAGCGAGGCCTTGATGACAGCATTCCACCAAAACCGACCAGGAAGCAATGGCAACAAC agcATGGAGCAGGTGAAGGAACGGCTGTGGGAGGATCATTTCACAGAGTTTGGTCGTGGCGTCCACATGTTTCGCACTGAGAAGATCCAACGACTTGTTGCCATGGGGATACCGGAGTCGCTGCGAGGGGAGCTGTGGATGACGCTTTCTG ATGCATCCTCAGAGCTCGAGTCTCATCAGGGCTACTACACTGGCCTGGTACAGAAGTCAATGGGCCACAACAACTTGGCCACAGAAGAGATCGAGCGGGACCTCCACCGCTCTCTGCCGGACCATCCCGCTTTCCAAAACCCCACCGGCATTGCAGCACTCAGGCGTGTCCTCACTGCCTATGCTCATCGCAACCCAAAGATCGGATACTGTCAG TCTATGAACATCCTGGCATCGGTGCTGTTGCTCTACgctaaagaagaagaagcgtTCTGGCTGCTGGTGGCTGTTTGTGAGCGGATGCTGCCCGACTACTTTAACCGCAGAGTCATAG GAGCTCAGGTGGACCAGTCTGTGTTCGAGGAGCTGATCCGAGAACGTTTGCCAGAACTGGCAGAACATGTTCCGGAGATCTCTGCCCTCTCCTCGGTCTCCCTCTCTTGGTTCCTCACCCTCTTCCTCAGCGTCCTGCCCTTCCAAAGTGCCGTCTGCGTGGTCGACTGCTTCTTCTTCCACGGTATTAAAGCGATCTTCCAGCTGGGTTTGGTGGTGCTGGATGTCAATGCGGCACAGCTCACTGCCAGCACTGATGATGGACAGGCACTTATGATCCTCACAAG TTTTTTAGACCAAGTTGGAAGTGAAGAGTCATCTTGTTCTCCATCCTcccctgctgctgcagagctgaccaccagcagcagcagcggcagcagtaGTAACACTGACAGTCCCACGGCGGGACGCACAAACATCACCGACCTCATCAATAATTCATACGAG aAATTTGGAGACCTGACAGTGCGGCATATTGAGAAGCTTCGCTGTCGACACAGAATTCAAGTGCTACAGGCTCACGAAGACACGACCAAAGAAAATGCT tTGAGATTAGTGACTCCAGATGTTTCCATGTCTCCAGAGAACTTATCTGAAGTCTATGACCTCTTCAAG ACAGAGCACTTCATCAGTTTATACTGGGGTGACAGTAGCTCTGCAGCAGCGGCTGAGGCGGCAGCATGGCATTACAGTGACTCCAGTCGCTCCTTCATGGAGCGGCAGTACCGGCTGGACCGGCCCCAGTTCAAGAGTCTTTATGGGCTGCTGGTGCTGTGGCCTGGTGACTCGAACCAGCACAGTGACACGGTGGCCAACCGCACCTTCACCCTGCTGGACCAAGGCTGCAACAACCTGGTGACCTTTAGAGAGTTTGCGGGCTGGCTGG ACACTTTGTACTGTGAAGACCTCAATGAGAAAATACGTCTGCTGTATCGCCTTCACATCCCACCAG CTCTGACAGAAAGTGAAGAGGACCCCTCTGTGATGAAGAACCCTCTACTGTCTACAAACAGACCCCTCTACGTTAATCTGCCCTCTG GTGTGGAAGGTGAAGTGAAAGATTACCAGGACCAGCTGAAGCAGATGCTGCAGGATTTAgccaaagagaaggagaaagatgtGGAGAAGCCTCTGCCGCTCATGAACCAG GGGCAGTTCATCCAGTTCTGTAAAACGCTCTATAGCTTGTTCCACGGTGACCCGGAAGAGAATGACCTCTTCCAGGCCATAGCTACAGTTACCAGCCTTGTGCTGCAGATTGGTGAGGCCAGCCACCGTGGCCACAGCTCGGGGTCGGACATCACAAGCCAAGAGGAGGAAACGCGGGGGTCGCACCCAACACGGGTAGACGGTGAAAGTGGCAGGGGTGATGCCAGCGGAGAAGACAGGAGTTCAGAGAAGGAGTGGACTGTCAGCTATGCTCAGATTCTGGCATCACTGCTGACCGAACAGGCACTAGTGAACTTCTTCGAGAAGCCAGCGGATCTGTCTGCGAAGATCGCGGAGGCCAAGGAGAAGCAGTATCAGCAGCGGGCAGGTTTGCTCACACTGCAGCACAGGACCAGCTGA
- the LOC137133090 gene encoding TBC1 domain family member 8 isoform X2 yields the protein MITGLLVGALDTVLDSNARVAPFRILLQVPGSQISWVIASGAALDEVKKHWDWLVHNLLHSLSVFENKEDVASFVKGKVKGLIAEEVRGRHAAQEEDPGKFREALRKFELHFSLPSSEKLVTHYSCCCWKGRVPRQGFLFLSINHMAFYSFLLGKEVKFLVPWAEVTRLERVSTGLMTDAIRVNTRKRQREFSMFLNLDEAFGVICQLADVALRRLLDSEGLELDRVLQQPARITKRILEEQALREYVLALFRLPRGERLHEVASCSVWTPHARCHTAGTLYTTDSYLCFSSREEGNCILLIPLLEVLSIEKAESTSLLPNPVIVSVRTKKAFQLIELQDREELVESLSSRLRALQWRHSMFRSSKDRKRSVSSPTPYYYTFYYDTGYSDEEEIEEQVLRNTVNSEALMTAFHQNRPGSNGNNSMEQVKERLWEDHFTEFGRGVHMFRTEKIQRLVAMGIPESLRGELWMTLSDASSELESHQGYYTGLVQKSMGHNNLATEEIERDLHRSLPDHPAFQNPTGIAALRRVLTAYAHRNPKIGYCQSMNILASVLLLYAKEEEAFWLLVAVCERMLPDYFNRRVIGAQVDQSVFEELIRERLPELAEHVPEISALSSVSLSWFLTLFLSVLPFQSAVCVVDCFFFHGIKAIFQLGLVVLDVNAAQLTASTDDGQALMILTSFLDQVGSEESSCSPSSPAAAELTTSSSSGSSSNTDSPTAGRTNITDLINNSYEKFGDLTVRHIEKLRCRHRIQVLQAHEDTTKENALRLVTPDVSMSPENLSEVYDLFKTEHFISLYWGDSSSAAAAEAAAWHYSDSSRSFMERQYRLDRPQFKSLYGLLVLWPGDSNQHSDTVANRTFTLLDQGCNNLVTFREFAGWLDTLYCEDLNEKIRLLYRLHIPPALTESEEDPSVMKNPLLSTNRPLYVNLPSGVEGEVKDYQDQLKQMLQDLAKEKEKDVEKPLPLMNQGQFIQFCKTLYSLFHGDPEENDLFQAIATVTSLVLQIGEASHRGHSSGSDITSQEEETRGSHPTRVDGESGRGDASGEDRSSEKEWTVSYAQILASLLTEQALVNFFEKPADLSAKIAEAKEKQYQQRAGLLTLQHRTS from the exons GTCTACTGGTGGGAGCGCTGGACACGGTGCTGGACTCCAATGCCAGGGTCGCACCCTTCCGTATCCTCCTGCAGGTCCCCGGCTCCCAGATCAGCTGGGTAATTGCCAGTG GAGCTGCCCTAGACGAGGTGAAGAAGCACTGGGACTGGCTGGTCCACAACCTGCTTCACTCGCTGTCTGTGTTTGAGAACAAGGAGGATGTCGCCAGCTTTGTCAAAGGAAAAGTCAAG GGCCTCATTGCAGAGGAGGTGCGGGGTCGCCATGCTGCCCAGGAGGAGGACCCTGGGAAGTTCAGGGAGGCCCTACGAAAGTTCGAGCTGCACTTCAGCCTCCCATCATCCGAGAAACTGGTGACGCATtactcctgctgctgctggaaggGCCGGGTGCCTCGGCAGGGTTTCCTCTTCCTCAGCATCAACCACATGGCCTTTTACTCGTTCCTGCTGGGGAAGGAAG TCAAGTTTTTGGTTCCTTGGGCAGAGGTAACGCGGTTGGAGCGGGTCTCCACTGGTCTGATGACAGACGCAATCCGGGTCAACACAAGGAAGCGGCAGAGGGAATTCTCCATGTTCCTGAACCTTGACGAGGCGTTCGGGGTCATATGTCAGCTGGCTGACGTTGCACTGAGGCGGCTGCTGGACAGCGAAGGCCTGGAGCTGGACCGAGTCCTGCAGCAGCCTGCACGCATCACCAAGAG GATCCTAGAGGAACAGGCTTTGAGGGAGTACGTCCTGGCTCTGTTTCGCCTCCCTCGTGGTGAACGGCTCCATGAGGTGGCCTCCTGTTCGGTGTGGACGCCACATGCCCGCTGCCATACGGCCGGGACTCTCTATACCACCGACAGCTATCTGTGCTTCTCCAGCCGAGAGGAAGGCAACTGCATCCTGCTCATACCCCTGTTAGAG GTGTTGTCCATCGAAAAAGCGGAGAGCACCAGCCTCCTTCCCAACCCCGTCATAGTGAGTGTGCGGACTAAGAAAGCTTTCCAGCTGATCGAGCTGCAGGACCGAGAAGAGCTGGTCGAGAGCCTGAGCTCCAGACTCAGAGCTCTACAGTGGAGACACTCCATGTTCCGCAGCAGCAAGGACAGAAAGAGGAGTGTG AGCTCCCCCACCCCTTACTACTACACCTTCTACTACGACACTGGGTACTCGGATGAAGAAGAAATAGAGGAGCAGGTTCTGCGAAACACCGTCAACAGCGAGGCCTTGATGACAGCATTCCACCAAAACCGACCAGGAAGCAATGGCAACAAC agcATGGAGCAGGTGAAGGAACGGCTGTGGGAGGATCATTTCACAGAGTTTGGTCGTGGCGTCCACATGTTTCGCACTGAGAAGATCCAACGACTTGTTGCCATGGGGATACCGGAGTCGCTGCGAGGGGAGCTGTGGATGACGCTTTCTG ATGCATCCTCAGAGCTCGAGTCTCATCAGGGCTACTACACTGGCCTGGTACAGAAGTCAATGGGCCACAACAACTTGGCCACAGAAGAGATCGAGCGGGACCTCCACCGCTCTCTGCCGGACCATCCCGCTTTCCAAAACCCCACCGGCATTGCAGCACTCAGGCGTGTCCTCACTGCCTATGCTCATCGCAACCCAAAGATCGGATACTGTCAG TCTATGAACATCCTGGCATCGGTGCTGTTGCTCTACgctaaagaagaagaagcgtTCTGGCTGCTGGTGGCTGTTTGTGAGCGGATGCTGCCCGACTACTTTAACCGCAGAGTCATAG GAGCTCAGGTGGACCAGTCTGTGTTCGAGGAGCTGATCCGAGAACGTTTGCCAGAACTGGCAGAACATGTTCCGGAGATCTCTGCCCTCTCCTCGGTCTCCCTCTCTTGGTTCCTCACCCTCTTCCTCAGCGTCCTGCCCTTCCAAAGTGCCGTCTGCGTGGTCGACTGCTTCTTCTTCCACGGTATTAAAGCGATCTTCCAGCTGGGTTTGGTGGTGCTGGATGTCAATGCGGCACAGCTCACTGCCAGCACTGATGATGGACAGGCACTTATGATCCTCACAAG TTTTTTAGACCAAGTTGGAAGTGAAGAGTCATCTTGTTCTCCATCCTcccctgctgctgcagagctgaccaccagcagcagcagcggcagcagtaGTAACACTGACAGTCCCACGGCGGGACGCACAAACATCACCGACCTCATCAATAATTCATACGAG aAATTTGGAGACCTGACAGTGCGGCATATTGAGAAGCTTCGCTGTCGACACAGAATTCAAGTGCTACAGGCTCACGAAGACACGACCAAAGAAAATGCT tTGAGATTAGTGACTCCAGATGTTTCCATGTCTCCAGAGAACTTATCTGAAGTCTATGACCTCTTCAAG ACAGAGCACTTCATCAGTTTATACTGGGGTGACAGTAGCTCTGCAGCAGCGGCTGAGGCGGCAGCATGGCATTACAGTGACTCCAGTCGCTCCTTCATGGAGCGGCAGTACCGGCTGGACCGGCCCCAGTTCAAGAGTCTTTATGGGCTGCTGGTGCTGTGGCCTGGTGACTCGAACCAGCACAGTGACACGGTGGCCAACCGCACCTTCACCCTGCTGGACCAAGGCTGCAACAACCTGGTGACCTTTAGAGAGTTTGCGGGCTGGCTGG ACACTTTGTACTGTGAAGACCTCAATGAGAAAATACGTCTGCTGTATCGCCTTCACATCCCACCAG CTCTGACAGAAAGTGAAGAGGACCCCTCTGTGATGAAGAACCCTCTACTGTCTACAAACAGACCCCTCTACGTTAATCTGCCCTCTG GTGTGGAAGGTGAAGTGAAAGATTACCAGGACCAGCTGAAGCAGATGCTGCAGGATTTAgccaaagagaaggagaaagatgtGGAGAAGCCTCTGCCGCTCATGAACCAG GGGCAGTTCATCCAGTTCTGTAAAACGCTCTATAGCTTGTTCCACGGTGACCCGGAAGAGAATGACCTCTTCCAGGCCATAGCTACAGTTACCAGCCTTGTGCTGCAGATTGGTGAGGCCAGCCACCGTGGCCACAGCTCGGGGTCGGACATCACAAGCCAAGAGGAGGAAACGCGGGGGTCGCACCCAACACGGGTAGACGGTGAAAGTGGCAGGGGTGATGCCAGCGGAGAAGACAGGAGTTCAGAGAAGGAGTGGACTGTCAGCTATGCTCAGATTCTGGCATCACTGCTGACCGAACAGGCACTAGTGAACTTCTTCGAGAAGCCAGCGGATCTGTCTGCGAAGATCGCGGAGGCCAAGGAGAAGCAGTATCAGCAGCGGGCAGGTTTGCTCACACTGCAGCACAGGACCAGCTGA